cacagtttttgacacaattttttttctcttgatttagttttcaaaacaaaactatgtcaaaggaaaatttttttttcagtttcaattttttggcagttttgagttgaaaaataattaaaaatgataaattagagcccttctgataaatttttatcaatttggagcaagatttgacaaaaaatggctttgacacagtttttgatttagtttttctcttgatttagttttcaaaaaaaaaactatgtcaaaggaaaatttttttgagagtaaaaaaaatcattttgagagctgaaaattcatttcgagatcgaacaaaaaaactttgagaaataaaaatttcatttcgagaacaaacaaaaaatgtttttatgagaaattaaaattttttctacaaattttaatcaaaattattgatttttcattaattttctttcagaaaAAGATAAACCTGAAGACGAATCCTCATCAAATGAAGACGACAGCGACTCCGAAAACagtgaaaatgaagaaaacggATCCTTCGTGAACAGTAGTCGCAACAAAAACGAAACCCCGGAAGAGAAAAAGGCCCGCAAAAAAGCCATCAAAGATGCTGCTGCCGAAAAACGCAAAACAAAAGTGAAGAAACACATCAAGAAACGCAAAGAAAAACAATAcagtaaaaataagaaataattttatttgtacaaaagtcatgaaagtgaattaaaaaaagtgaaataatttaataatccaACTCTTTCATCGTAAATTTCAGGTCTCCCGTGagagaattaataaaagtcGATCTCATTTTCGGTTCGGGATACTTCCAACTGACTTCAAACTCCCTCAAAAAtcgaataataaaagtttcgaTCTCAAGTTCAGCGAATCTTCGCCCAACACACATCCTCGGACCGAATCCGAaaggcaaataaataaaaggatgAGCTTCTTTTGCGTGTTTAACACCTTCAGCTTTGTGAGAATCGTCTTTTAACCATCGCTCGGGGATAAATTCTCGTGgtttactgaaattttcttcgttatcGGTGAGAATGCCGCCTGCCATGACAATCCAAGTGCCTTTGGGGATTTGATATCCTTGCAAAACGAGATCTTGTTGCGTGCCACGAACAGTTCCCGCGATCACAGGCAATATGCGATGAGCTTCTTTCATGCAGGCACGAAGGTAGGGAAGGGATCTCATCTTTTCAGGAGTTAATAAAGTGTCTTTTGTTGGgagaattgacaaaatttcctTTCGGAGCTTTTCTTGACGTACGGGATTTGTTGCTAAAAGGTACAAAAGTGACTTGGCAGTCGATGaagtctaaaattttgatgaaaagttttaaaaattgggtctgaaaaggaattttttgagaCTTACGGTATCAACTCCGACAGCTAACATATCCATACTCATCACAGTGGCGATATCTCGATCAATTCTGAGTAGTTTTTCGAGAACGCCTTGTTGTTCGACAGGTTTTGGCTCTTTTTCGTTCTCAATTCGTTTGATTGCTTCTTGTACATATGATAAAGTTATGctttttgaagagaaaaaaaagtcgtaagttaacaatttttttaaaaatataaaaaattaagtttcttTATAAGATTTTATGCCTTGCAGagtttagaatttaaattagaggctcagaaaattattcaaaaattatttattttttttttttttggtaaaatttgagttcaaaatttaaatcttcctacaaattagattatttttcacgaatgagtgaaaaattttcttgtagaattttttttaaatatttaaaataaagatattttaatttaaaaaaaatattaattaattatttttaaaaaaaaattaattaaaattctttaaaaaaaattaattttcgcttttcatgaacaattttatgtcttcaaaaaaaaattgtttaatcgTGTAAGtaatttgtcgttttttttttaatttaaaaaataaaatgtcgtTTCATacgtatttaaattaaatttttgccgaaaaaaggCGTTTGAATAATTGCGAAATTTAGAAACACGAAATGCGCTTAAGTTTAGAGTCCTTTGGACGAAaacttttctatattttttaaaatttatttttaatttatttaaatttttaatttaataaattttaattataatttgattattttttttataaattatattttaaaattattgtttttaaattataatttaaaattaatttttttttaaatcataattttaaatttaatttaaattcattcttaaagaaaaattttatttaaaaaagctaaaaattaattaaaagtttgaaattcgagatatttttttttaatttttaaaatttttaattttaggtaaaatttgtcatcagaaaatcatgaaacatcaaaaattcaaacttactTCGTGACTTCATCGAACATTCTCATCAATTTCGCAAACTTTGGTGTCTTGATGATTCTCCAAAGCGAAGGTTTCGCCTCCAACTCAAACGACAATTCAAACATCGACTCCATCAAATATGCCAAACGGTCtcctttgttattttttgacttttccaACACCCCGAGACGCGTATCTAAGGCAATTGTTCCCATCGACTCCAACGACCAACGTTCCATATAATGCCCGAAATCAGCGGGAGTCTCATCTTTCTCATCGCGAGCCTCTCGAATAATTTCAACCAGCTCTCGTGTGACCTCATCGATGCGATTTACGTACAACTCGACGGTTTTTGGTTGCATTAAAACCGGATTCACAACTGAACGAAACTCTTGCCATTGAGGACCGTCATTTCCGAGCAAACCGTTTTTCTTGTAAACATCGCGGCGCAATTTTTCCCGGTAATAATCCATGCCTTCGAGCGCTTTTCGTTGCGGCCATTGACCTTCTTTGCGAAAAACTGTGGCAAAGTCTTGCGGATCGTAAATCATGACGACATCCTGAGCTCCGAACATGCCTCGCATTCGAGCGATGTTGccgaaatttttgtgaaaatattgaTTCATGTGCAAAATTGAAGTATTGTAAAGTTCGCCTCCCGGCATGAACTTGAACAACATTCCGAGGCCCGGAGATGGAATTTCGCTGTAAGGTTTTGCATTTTTCCATTCAATATCGGCGGAATTTGCGGCATGAGGACAAGCAGTTGCTTGAGAAGCGAAATTTCGAAGCAAATTTGCAGGTCTGAGACTTaatttgagcatttttgaCGCGAAATCACGAAATTCATTCACTTTATTCACAGATTAGATACGAAAAGTAtcaaaacaaagtaaaaaaaaatcaaggtcGATCAATTATCGTCGCGCGCGAATAAAAAAGTAGCGTGAACACGTCGATGGTCGAAGAGTAACTGAGTTCGTGtcgataatttattatttgtgtttttttcgatTGTTATGAAATTCACTCACGAGatttttagctgaaaaatgtgataaaagaGAGACGAATAAACAATGATGATTCACGATTTGTTTGGAATTTCGTTTGTTCGACTTTGGGAttccgtaaaaaaaatgagaggaatttgagaaaaaaaatgataacggATGATCTTGAATTATTAAGATCTCGTTAAGTGGCGTCtacttagttttattttaaatatttataaaaatatttttttttaaattcttcatttttttttaataattctatgtctaaaaatatgaattaaatttaaaaataattataaaaaataaaaaataataagaaaaatatttaaaaaaaataaaaaataatatttattcaaaaaaaaaaaaaaaaaaataaaataataataataaattaattaaaattaatcaaataaatatttataataaatttaaaaaatatttaatcgaaatttaaaataaaaaaaaaataaataaaaaagttaattaaaaaaaagtaattaaaaaattaaataaaaaaattaatttgaaattttttagatgataaaaaattaggaaatataaaatattgaacaaattaAACCAACGAATAATCAAATAacgcaattttattaaataaaaaaatatttttttaaaaaatcgagttaaataatattttttatactttaaatacctatttaagggcttttatatttaataaatcgcTTAAAAATCCTgaagtatcaaaaaattatttttttttacttattttaaagttgatatttaaaaattaaaaacaatattttacagaaattaaatattttaaaattaacaaaaaaattaaatttataaaaaaaaattatataaatttaatttatacttaaaaaaaattttacgtaatttcaaaaaaaaaaataaaaaatattattaatatttaaaataaacagtaattaaattatttaaaaaaaattaattaatttcattaattttcagaatttttcttgtaattttttaaaaaattataaaaatcgagaacaataatttttttaagcctccatttttatttttttatttattatttaccttCTGAATGAACTTTGGAGTTCATTTACTTTTTGCAACAATGTTATTCTTCCTCATTTACGTcacattttgtttgtttcattgtttgttgtttatttgaaACTAATTTAAGATAGTCATGCAGAATCATAAATTCTTTAATCAACCGGTTTTATTTTACTGCACTCATCATGATTTTGGACTTTGTAAGTATTTTCGATCATTTTTAGTTCGTTgtcatgtgattttttttcactaaaattcttttctaaagtatttttgttaaattttatctttttattacctttttacgtttttaattGACGTCAATggagttcaaaaaataatattgagcCTTTtacgttttgtttttgtactaaaaatatcttgtttgttttttacaaaattatttaaatttcttattttatttatttttattattaaaaaaaaaaattcaacaaccaatgaatgtttcaattaaatatatatttagctACTCCTTATCATTAAttggataaattattttttttttctaattttttaattcaaaagaaagTCACTGATACTCACTGAttgttaaattcaaaattttttgagcaatttcgatgcattttattgtcatgtttgtgtaaaattttccttaaaacctaacgaaagaaaaatatcaccccgatttttttgtttttctggtAAGATTTGGGCAAGAAAGTTCACGCCAAGCATCGTCGTCGCAAACTCATGTACAATAACGTGCGGAAAAGCACACAAATTGCCACTAAAACGGCAATTTCGCCCCAAACTGAGCGATTTTCGATCCTCAAGTATCGCAAAAGCACCTTCGGATCATCAAAGTGACAATAAATATCTTTGCAGGCAAGTTGCTTTCGTCCATAACCGAAGACTGTGAGTGCTAACGACACGACGCCGCCTCGTACGAAACTCAAACGCATCAGAATATCCATGTAAAAGGGAATTTTATCGGCAAAATCGAATCCATAAACCGCCAGACCCAAAAAAGGAGCCATGCACATTGGACCAATAGCGCATccgttctaaaattttaaaatttttaacatttttaaatgattttcagAGGAAAAACTTACCGTGACGTTAAAAGTTGCTCCAATGAGAAGTCCCAAACCATCGGCGACGAAGCAAACGATGACTCCAATACAGGCGAAACACACAAATCGCCAAAATTCTGCCGGCAATCCCGCGAGCCAATACACGAGAGACGAGAAAATGACATTTAACGTGACTTGCAATGGAATTCGGGAGAAAGTAAGTGCCAAATAATACGGGACCAAGCCATACCATCGGTTAAAACACTcctttttaacgatttttatcTCTGCTGgatctaaaattattcaaattaattaaattttaataatttcacttaaaaaaattacttacaacTCAATATCGGTGTCATAATTTGCGTATAAACCGTAAAAAAGACGACGCCCATGCAAAATTTCAGATGATCGAACATTCGTTCGCCCTCGTCGGCAAGCTGGAAGAAAATTACGCCGATAAACAAGCCACACAGCAAATGATGTATCAACTGGATCACTAAAGCAGTCTTGTTGCGGAATGTCTTGAGCATCATGAGATTGAACAGAATGAGGAATTGCTTGATGCCCGATGTCGCGGAATCATTTTTCAGGAATTTCgtaatttgtttcattttttgtactaaagCGCCTTCTTTGGATTTTTGCTTTTCCATAACCATGTGCGTGAGGGCGGGCTTGATTCGGTATTGCTGCTGCTCCAAATTGTTAATCGTTTGCGGAATTGTGCATATTAGCTTGCCATTTTGAAAGATTTCCGAAAATGTTggaatgattttttcattctctTCGCTATCACATAATTCGATGActgaaaatataagaaaaaaaaattaaaattaaaaaatttcgataaaaataaaatttaaaaaaaaaattatttaaaaaaaaaaaattaaaaaaaaaaataaataaattgtaaatttaattttaaaaaaattaattaaaattaattttaaaaaaattaaaatcaaaaaaattaaattttttttttaaattaaaaaattaaaatagaaaaattattttaattttaataaaaaattaattaataaataaataaaaaaaatgttaaataaacagaaaataaattacacaaaaaaataaattatctgaaaaaataaaataaataaaaatgaatttaaaataaattaaacttcaatgtaattgaattaaattaaattattaataaaaaaaataaaataaaaaaattaataaaaaaaatttaaaaaattttaatattaattaaattcaatattcaaataaaatgataataaaatttaataaacaggagttaaattacaaaaaaaaaataatttggaaaaataaaattaatagaaaaaaaaataaatttaaaaaaattattttaatttttgtaaaaattattttttttaaattatttttaaaggaacaaaatattgaattatttaaacgttgaaaaaaaatttttgtcaatttttttttattttaatttttaattattttaattgaatttttgcaatttaaatcaaattaataaaaatatttaaatattttaataattattaaaaaaagtaaaaaaatactcactaaAATCCGCTGGATTATAATGTCGAGGACAATTAATATTAACATGCGCTAAAAATGGCACCAACGCCTTCGGAGCTCCCTGATACACACATTGCCCTTGCGCAATGATGTAAATGTGatcaaaaagtgcaaaaatcgCCGCCGACGGTTGATGAATCGTACAAACGACAGTTCTGTCTTGTTTCGCCAACTCCCTTAACTGCCTGATACATTGCGCTGCCGTTACTTCATCCAATCCGCTCGTTGGTTCATCAAGGAAAAATATCCCCGGATTTGAAACTAATTCCAACGCAACCGAAAGTCTCTTCCTTTCGCCGCCACTTAAACGATCCGCCGTCACATTTCTCCGATGATCCAGATGCAAATTCGTTAATACTTCGTTAATAACTGTTTTGTGATCGGCACCCGGCTTGAGTTTCAGCTTACAGGCAACTTTCATCATTTCCTCTACCGTCACGAGTGGCTGATGCAAATCCTCTTGCGTGATGTAACAAGCCGTTTTGCGGTTCACTTGAATCGTGCCTTGCACTCCGTCGCCTCtgtgaagagaaaaaagatgaaatttgacATTGACCGTGACATGCAGAAGCGCGTGCGACAAAGATTTTTCGCATGATGATGCCAATATTGACATAAATGCACTTGAAATTTATCGCataaatgacaaaacaaaCACGGAAGTCTTCGACACGCCTTCGTTACTTACTTGAAGCCACTCAAAGCGTTGAGCAACGTACTTTTTCCAGCACCCGAGGGACCCATAATTGCCGAAAGTTCGCCATGACGAAACGTTCCGCTGACACTTTTGAGCAAAGTTCGTATCCGAGGTTCACCAActgcaaatgaaaaaattagataagagcaatcaaaaacaataaagatGTTCATTTAACGTCAAGAATCTCGttgaattcatcaaatttaagtAAGTGAATGAAATAATACTATTTCCTGTTACTACTGAGAAATTTGATCTCGTGCATGttttatttcagattttttttttgtcgcaaaCACGAATCAAAGGCGTCATTTATGTCtgcaattaaagaaaaaaaaacgcagactaatttttgcaaaatcatTCTAATAAAATGTCTTCCTCAAACTTTATAAATGATTATATTTTGGTTCTTCTTCCTTTTGATTGACgtttaaaatgctttaaatggcttaaaattaatgaaggtcacttttaacaaatttttttcagatataaaaaatatgaaaaatatgatttcaaatatgaaaaaatgtttataaaaaagtatctCGTGTGTTAGATTCagacataaaaatatgattttaacaATCATTTAATAATGAGGCTGatacaattatcaaaaatatttccaatttcaaaaatttttaaaaattaaaaatattaaaagttgttcACAACGTAATGaaatattctcaaaaaaatttctaaaatttctaaacaattttcaaaaaaaataaatatgtaaaaattttaagtttcaagTCAATagtcaataattaataatttaattaataataataaataatagttaataattttttattacaaaaaattgaagaagagaaaaaataaaaattttcaatttgaatggATGTAATGAATGccaaaattaggaaaaatttacCGAAACACAAACTGAGCCGAAGAACAGGCGTGCAATAATTGCTTAAAAGCAACAAACAGAAAATCTACGGCATCTCCTCAACCAAATTATGacatttttacaaacaaaagcaGACATTGTTTATTAAAGCGCTATGAAGAGAGCAGTaagagttttaataaaataacttctgaaattgaaaagcaactaaaatttatataaagaaTGATACGAAAGTTCAAAACAAACTGCCAGGCTCAATGAACCAGAAAATTTGACAAGCAATAGAGAATAGCCGATCAAATGAAATCAAAacttaataagaaaaatattattctatcGGAAGAAATAGTCAAAACCTTTCAACAAAGAATCAAGTTACAAATTGGCGAAAAGTTACTACTTGATAAATTTCTTGATGTTACAgaagttaaaaaatctaaaggaa
The sequence above is drawn from the Culicoides brevitarsis isolate CSIRO-B50_1 chromosome 1, AGI_CSIRO_Cbre_v1, whole genome shotgun sequence genome and encodes:
- the LOC134835045 gene encoding probable cytochrome P450 12a5, mitochondrial encodes the protein MLKLSLRPANLLRNFASQATACPHAANSADIEWKNAKPYSEIPSPGLGMLFKFMPGGELYNTSILHMNQYFHKNFGNIARMRGMFGAQDVVMIYDPQDFATVFRKEGQWPQRKALEGMDYYREKLRRDVYKKNGLLGNDGPQWQEFRSVVNPVLMQPKTVELYVNRIDEVTRELVEIIREARDEKDETPADFGHYMERWSLESMGTIALDTRLGVLEKSKNNKGDRLAYLMESMFELSFELEAKPSLWRIIKTPKFAKLMRMFDEVTNITLSYVQEAIKRIENEKEPKPVEQQGVLEKLLRIDRDIATVMSMDMLAVGVDTTSSTAKSLLYLLATNPVRQEKLRKEILSILPTKDTLLTPEKMRSLPYLRACMKEAHRILPVIAGTVRGTQQDLVLQGYQIPKGTWIVMAGGILTDNEENFSKPREFIPERWLKDDSHKAEGVKHAKEAHPFIYLPFGFGPRMCVGRRFAELEIETFIIRFLREFEVSWKYPEPKMRSTFINSLTGDLKFTMKELDY
- the LOC134828213 gene encoding ATP-binding cassette sub-family G member 1: MKDVEFQDVVYRVSHKSSLFGEPRIRTLLKSVSGTFRHGELSAIMGPSGAGKSTLLNALSGFKGDGVQGTIQVNRKTACYITQEDLHQPLVTVEEMMKVACKLKLKPGADHKTVINEVLTNLHLDHRRNVTADRLSGGERKRLSVALELVSNPGIFFLDEPTSGLDEVTAAQCIRQLRELAKQDRTVVCTIHQPSAAIFALFDHIYIIAQGQCVYQGAPKALVPFLAHVNINCPRHYNPADFIIELCDSEENEKIIPTFSEIFQNGKLICTIPQTINNLEQQQYRIKPALTHMVMEKQKSKEGALVQKMKQITKFLKNDSATSGIKQFLILFNLMMLKTFRNKTALVIQLIHHLLCGLFIGVIFFQLADEGERMFDHLKFCMGVVFFTVYTQIMTPILSYPAEIKIVKKECFNRWYGLVPYYLALTFSRIPLQVTLNVIFSSLVYWLAGLPAEFWRFVCFACIGVIVCFVADGLGLLIGATFNVTNGCAIGPMCMAPFLGLAVYGFDFADKIPFYMDILMRLSFVRGGVVSLALTVFGYGRKQLACKDIYCHFDDPKVLLRYLRIENRSVWGEIAVLVAICVLFRTLLYMSLRRRCLA